The Saccharomyces cerevisiae S288C chromosome VII, complete sequence genome includes a region encoding these proteins:
- the PXR1 gene encoding telomerase inhibitor (Essential protein involved in rRNA and snoRNA maturation; competes with TLC1 RNA for binding to Est2p, suggesting a role in negative regulation of telomerase; human homolog inhibits telomerase; contains a G-patch RNA interacting domain), with protein sequence MGLAATRTKQRFGLDPRNTAWSNDTSRFGHQFLEKFGWKPGMGLGLSPMNSNTSHIKVSIKDDNVGLGAKLKRKDKKDEFDNGECAGLDVFQRILGRLNGKESKISEELDTQRKQKIIDGKWGIHFVKGEVLASTWDPKTHKLRNYSNAKKRKREGDDSEDEDDDDKEDKDSDKKKHKKHKKHKKDKKKDKKDKKEHKKHKKEEKRLKKEKRAEKTKETKKTSKLKSSESASNIPDAVNTRLSVRSKWIKQKRAALMDSKALNEIFMITND encoded by the coding sequence ATGGGTTTGGCAGCTACAAGAACCAAACAGCGGTTTGGTTTAGACCCCAGAAATACGGCATGGAGTAACGACACCTCGAGATTCGGGCACCAATTTCTAGAAAAGTTTGGATGGAAACCCGGTATGGGTCTGGGGTTATCCCCCATGAATTCGAACACTTCGCATATCAAAGTGTCAATTAAGGACGACAACGTTGGGCTCGGTGCTAAATTAAAACGTAAAGACAAAAAAGACGAGTTTGATAATGGTGAATGCGCAGGGTTGGATGTCTTCCAGCGAATTCTTGGTAGGCTGAACGGAAAGGAAAGCAAAATATCAGAGGAATTGGACACGCAGAGAAAGCAGAAGATTATTGACGGAAAATGGGGTATCCATTTTGTGAAGGGTGAAGTTTTAGCAAGCACGTGGGATCCAAAGACTCACAAGTTAAGAAATTACTCCAACGCGAAGAAACGAAAGAGGGAAGGAGACGATAgcgaagatgaagatgatgacgacaAAGAGGATAAAGACAGtgataaaaagaagcaCAAGAAGCACAAAAAGCATAAgaaagacaagaaaaaagacaagaagGACAAAAAGGAGCATAAGAAACataaaaaggaagagaagagattgaagaaggaaaaaagggcGGAAAAGACCaaagaaacgaaaaagacgtcaaaattaaaatctAGTGAATCTGCATCCAATATCCCCGATGCGGTAAACACAAGACTATCGGTGCGCTCCAAATGGATAAAACAAAAGAGGGCCGCGTTGATGGACTCCAAGGCACTGAATGAGATCTTTATGATAACAAACGACTAA
- the YOR1 gene encoding ATP-binding cassette transporter YOR1 (Plasma membrane ATP-binding cassette (ABC) transporter; multidrug transporter mediates export of many different organic anions including oligomycin; homolog of human cystic fibrosis transmembrane receptor (CFTR)), translating into MTITVGDAVSETELENKSQNVVLSPKASASSDISTDVDKDTSSSWDDKSLLPTGEYIVDRNKPQTYLNSDDIEKVTESDIFPQKRLFSFLHSKKIPEVPQTDDERKIYPLFHTNIISNMFFWWVLPILRVGYKRTIQPNDLFKMDPRMSIETLYDDFEKNMIYYFEKTRKKYRKRHPEATEEEVMENAKLPKHTVLRALLFTFKKQYFMSIVFAILANCTSGFNPMITKRLIEFVEEKAIFHSMHVNKGIGYAIGACLMMFVNGLTFNHFFHTSQLTGVQAKSILTKAAMKKMFNASNYARHCFPNGKVTSFVTTDLARIEFALSFQPFLAGFPAILAICIVLLIVNLGPIALVGIGIFFGGFFISLFAFKLILGFRIAANIFTDARVTMMREVLNNIKMIKYYTWEDAYEKNIQDIRTKEISKVRKMQLSRNFLIAMAMSLPSIASLVTFLAMYKVNKGGRQPGNIFASLSLFQVLSLQMFFLPIAIGTGIDMIIGLGRLQSLLEAPEDDPNQMIEMKPSPGFDPKLALKMTHCSFEWEDYELNDAIEEAKGEAKDEGKKNKKKRKDTWGKPSASTNKAKRLDNMLKDRDGPEDLEKTSFRGFKDLNFDIKKGEFIMITGPIGTGKSSLLNAMAGSMRKTDGKVEVNGDLLMCGYPWIQNASVRDNIIFGSPFNKEKYDEVVRVCSLKADLDILPAGDMTEIGERGITLSGGQKARINLARSVYKKKDIYLFDDVLSAVDSRVGKHIMDECLTGMLANKTRILATHQLSLIERASRVIVLGTDGQVDIGTVDELKARNQTLINLLQFSSQNSEKEDEEQEAVVAGELGQLKYESEVKELTELKKKATEMSQTANSGKIVADGHTSSKEERAVNSISLKIYREYIKAAVGKWGFIALPLYAILVVGTTFCSLFSSVWLSYWTENKFKNRPPSFYMGLYSFFVFAAFIFMNGQFTILCAMGIMASKWLNLRAVKRILHTPMSYIDTTPLGRILNRFTKDTDSLDNELTESLRLMTSQFANIVGVCVMCIVYLPWFAIAIPFLLVIFVLIADHYQSSGREIKRLEAVQRSFVYNNLNEVLGGMDTIKAYRSQERFLAKSDFLINKMNEAGYLVVVLQRWVGIFLDMVAIAFALIITLLCVTRAFPISAASVGVLLTYVLQLPGLLNTILRAMTQTENDMNSAERLVTYATELPLEASYRKPEMTPPESWPSMGEIIFENVDFAYRPGLPIVLKNLNLNIKSGEKIGICGRTGAGKSTIMSALYRLNELTAGKILIDNVDISQLGLFDLRRKLAIIPQDPVLFRGTIRKNLDPFNERTDDELWDALVRGGAIAKDDLPEVKLQKPDENGTHGKMHKFHLDQAVEEEGSNFSLGERQLLALTRALVRQSKILILDEATSSVDYETDGKIQTRIVEEFGDCTILCIAHRLKTIVNYDRILVLEKGEVAEFDTPWTLFSQEDSIFRSMCSRSGIVENDFENRS; encoded by the coding sequence ATGACGATTACCGTGGGGGATGCAGTTTCGGAGACGGAGCtggaaaacaaaagtcaAAACGTGGTACTATCTCCCAAGGCATCTGCTTCTTCAGACATAAGCACAGATGTTGATAAGGACACATCGTCTTCTTGGGATGACAAATCTTTGCTGCCTACAGGTGAATATATTGTGGACAGAAATAAGCCCCAAACCTACTTGAATAGCGATGATATCGAAAAAGTGACAGAATCTGATATTTTCCCTCAGAAACGTCTGTTTTCATTCTTGCACTCTAAGAAAATTCCAGAAGTACCACAAACCGATGACGAGAGGAAGATATATCCTCTGTTCCATACAAATATTATCTCTAACATGTTTTTTTGGTGGGTTCTACCCATCCTGCGAGTTGGTTATAAGAGAACGATACAGCCGAACGATCTCTTCAAAATGGATCCGAGGATGTCTATAGAGACCCTTTATGAcgactttgaaaaaaacatgATTTACTATTTTGAGAAGACGAGGAAAAAATACCGTAAAAGACATCCAGAAGCGACAGAAGAAGAGGTTATGGAAAATGCCAAACTACCTAAACATACAGTTCTGAGAGCTTTATTATTCACTTTTAAGAAACAGTACTTCATGTCGATAGTGTTTGCAATTCTCGCTAATTGTACATCCGGTTTTAACCCCATGATTACCAAGAGGCTAATTGAGTTTGTCGAAGAAAAGGCTATTTTTCATAGCATGCATGTTAACAAAGGTATTGGTTACGCTATTGGTGCATGTTTGATGATGTTCGTTAACGGGTTGACGTTCAACCATTTCTTTCATACATCCCAACTGACTGGTGTGCAAGCTAAGTCTATTCTTACTAAAGCTGCcatgaagaaaatgtttAATGCATCTAATTATGCGAGACATTGTTTTCCTAACGGTAAAGTGACTTCTTTTGTAACAACAGATCTCGCTAGAATTGAATTTGCCTTATCTTTTCAGCCGTTTTTGGCTGGGTTCCCTGCAATTTTGGCTATTTGCATTGTTTTATTGATCGTTAACCTTGGACCCATTGCCTTAGTTGGGattggtatttttttcgGTGGGTTTTTCATATccttatttgcatttaagtTAATTCTGGGCTTTAGAATTGCTGCGAACATCTTCACTGATGCTAGAGTTACCATGATGAGAGAAGTGCtgaataatataaaaatgattAAATATTATACGTGGGAGGATGCgtatgaaaaaaatattcaagatATTAGGACCAAAGAGATTTCTAAAGTTAGAAAAATGCAACTatcaagaaatttcttgattGCTATGGCCATGTCTTTGCCTAGTATTGCTTCATTGGTCACTTTCCTTGCAATGTACAAAGTTAATAAAGGAGGCAGGCAACCTGGTAATATTTTTGCCtctttatctttatttCAGGTCTTGAGTTTGCAAATGTTTTTCTTACCTATTGCTATTGGTACTGGAATTGACATGATCATTGGATTGGGCCGTTTGCAAAGCTTATTGGAGGCTCCAGAAGATGATCCAAATCAGATGATTGAAATGAAGCCTTCTCCTGGCTTTGATCCAAAATTGGCTTTAAAAATGACACATTGCTCATTTGAGTGGGAAGATTATGAATTAAACGACGCtattgaagaagcaaaagGAGAAGCTAAAGATGAAggtaaaaagaacaaaaaaaagcgTAAGGATACATGGGGTAAGCCATCTGCAAGTACTAATAAGGCGAAAAGATTGGACAATATGTTGAAAGACAGAGACGGCCCGGAAGATTTAGAAAAAACTTCGTTTAGGGGTTTCAAGGACTTGAACTTCGATATTAAAAAGGGCGAATTTATTATGATTACGGGACCTATTGGTACTGGtaaatcttcattattgaaTGCGATGGCAGGATCAATGAGAAAAACTGATGGTAAGGTTGAAGTCAACGGGGACTTATTAATGTGTGGTTATCCATGGATTCAAAATGCATCTGTAAGAGATAACATCATATTCGGTTCACCattcaataaagaaaagtatgATGAAGTAGTTCGTGTTTGCTCTTTGAAAGCTGATCTGGATATTTTACCGGCAGGCGATATGACCGAAATTGGGGAACGTGGTATTACTTTATCTGGTGGTCAAAAGGCACGTATCAATTTAGCCAGGTCTGTTTATAAGAAGAAGGATATTTATCTATTCGACGATGTCCTAAGTGCTGTCGATTCTCGTGTTGGTAAACACATCATGGATGAATGTCTAACCGGAATGCTTGCTAATAAAACCAGAATTTTAGCAACGCATCAATTGTCACTGATTGAGAGAGCTTCTAGAGTCATCGTTTTAGGTACTGATGGCCAAGTCGATATTGGTACTGTTGATGAGCTAAAAGCTCGTAATCAAACTTTGATAAATCTTTTACAATTCTCTTCTCAAAATTCGGAGAAAGAGGATGAAGAACAGGAAGCGGTTGTTGCCGGTGAATTGGGACAActaaaatatgaatcagAGGTAAAGGAATTGACTgaactgaagaaaaaggctACAGAAATGTCACAAACTGCAAATAGTGGTAAAATTGTAGCGGATGGTCATACTAGTagtaaagaagaaagagcaGTCAATAGTATCAGTCTGAAAATATACCGTGAATACATTAAAGCTGCAGTAGGTAAGTGGGGTTTTATCGCACTACCGTTGTATGCAATTTTAGTCGTTGGAACCACATTCTGCtcacttttttcttccgtTTGGTTATCTTACTGGACTGagaataaattcaaaaacagaCCACCCAGTTTTTATATGGGTCTTTACTCCTTCTTTGTGTTTGCTGCTTTCATATTCATGAATGGCCAGTTCACCATACTTTGCGCAATGGGTATTATGGCATCGAAATGGTTAAATTTGAGGGCTgtgaaaagaattttacACACTCCAATGTCATACATAGATACCACACCTTTGGGACGTATTCTGAACAGATTCACAAAAGATACAGATAGCTTAGATAATGAGTTAACCGAAAGTTTACGGTTGATGACATCTCAATTTGCTAATATTGTAGGTGTTTGCGTCATGTGTATTGTTTACTTGCCGTGGTTTGCTATCGCAATTCCGTTTCTTTTGGTCATCTTTGTTCTGATTGCTGATCATTATCAGAGTTCTGGTAGAGAAATTAAAAGACTTGAAGCTGTGCAACGGTCTTTTGTTTACAATAATTTAAATGAAGTTTTGGGTGGGATGGATACAATCAAAGCATACCGAAGTCAGGAACGATTTTTGGCGAAATcagattttttgatcaACAAGATGAATGAGGCGGGATACCTTGTAGTTGTCCTGCAAAGATGGGTAGGTATTTTCCTTGATATGGTTGCTATCGCATTTGCACTAATTATTACGTTATTGTGTGTTACGAGAGCCTTTCCTATTTCCGCGGCTTCAGTTGGTGTTTTGTTGACTTATGTATTACAATTGCCTGGTCTATTAAATACCATTTTAAGGGCAATGACTCAAACAGAGAATGACATGAATAGTGCCGAAAGATTGGTAACATATGCAACTGAACTACCACTAGAGGCATCCTATAGAAAGCCCGAAATGACACCTCCAGAGTCATGGCCCTCAATGGGCGaaataatttttgaaaatgttgATTTTGCCTATAGACCTGGTTTACCTATagttttaaaaaatcttaACTTGAATATCAAGAGTGGGGAAAAAATTGGTATCTGTGGTCGTACAGGTGCTGGTAAGTCCACTATTATGAGTGCCCTTTACAGGTTGAATGAATTGACCGCAGGTAAAATTTTAATTGACAATGTTGATATAAGTCAGCTGGGACTTTTCGAtttaagaagaaaattagCCATCATTCCACAAGATCCAGTATTATTTAGGGGTACGATTCGCAAGAACTTAGATCCATTTAATGAGCGTACAGATGACGAATTATGGGATGCATTGGTGAGAGGTGGTGCTATCGCCAAGGATGACTTGCCGGAAGTGAAATTGCAAAAACctgatgaaaatggtaCTCATGGTAAAATGCATAAGTTCCATTTAGATCAAGCAGTGGAAGAAGAGGGCTCCAATTTCTCCTTAGGTGAGAGACAACTATTAGCATTAACAAGGGCATTGGTCCGCcaatcaaaaatattgattttgGATGAGGCTACATCCTCAGTGGACTACGAAACGGATGGCAAAATCCAAACACGTATTGTTGAGGAATTTGGAGATTGTACAATTTTGTGTATTGCTCACAGACTGAAGACCATTGTAAATTATGATCGTATTCTTGTTTTAGAGAAGGGTGAAGTCGCAGAATTCGATACACCATGGACGTTGTTTAGTCAAGAAGATAGTATTTTCAGAAGCATGTGTTCTAGATCTGGTATTGTGGAAAATGATTTCGAGAACAGAAGTTAA
- the BGL2 gene encoding glucan 1,3-beta-glucosidase (Endo-beta-1,3-glucanase; major component of the cell wall involved in cell wall maintenance; involved in incorporation of newly synthesized mannoprotein molecules into the cell wall; C-terminal region can form fibrillar structures and has amyloidogenic potential) — MRFSTTLATAATALFFTASQVSAIGELAFNLGVKNNDGTCKSTSDYETELQALKSYTSTVKVYAASDCNTLQNLGPAAEAEGFTIFVGVWPTDDSHYAAEKAALQTYLPKIKESTVAGFLVGSEALYRNDLTASQLSDKINDVRSVVADISDSDGKSYSGKQVGTVDSWNVLVAGYNSAVIEASDFVMANAFSYWQGQTMQNASYSFFDDIMQALQVIQSTKGSTDITFWVGETGWPTDGTNFESSYPSVDNAKQFWKEGICSMRAWGVNVIVFEAFDEDWKPNTSGTSDVEKHWGVFTSSDNLKYSLDCDFS; from the coding sequence ATGCGTTTCTCTACTACACTCGCTACTGCAGCTACTGCGCTATTTTTCACAGCCTCCCAAGTTTCAGCTATTGGTGAACTAGCCTTTAACTTGGGTGTCAAGAACAACGATGGTACTTGTAAGTCCACTTCCGACTATGAAACCGAATTACAAGCTTTGAAGAGCTACACTTCCACCGTCAAAGTTTACGCTGCCTCAGATTGTAACACTTTGCAAAACTTAGGTCCTGCTGCTGAAGCTGAGGGATTTACTATCTTTGTCGGTGTTTGGCCAACAGACGACAGTCATTACGCTGCTGAAAAGGCTGCTTTGCAAACCTATTTGccaaaaattaaagaatcCACTGTTGCTGGTTTCTTGGTTGGTTCTGAAGCCTTATACCGTAACGATTTGACTGCCTCTCAATTATCAGACAAAATTAATGACGTCCGTAGTGTCGTTGCTGACATTTCCGATTCTGACGGAAAGTCATACTCTGGTAAGCAAGTCGGTACTGTCGATTCCTGGAATGTTTTGGTTGCTGGTTACAATTCTGCCGTTATCGAAGCTTCCGATTTTGTTATGGCTAACGCGTTCTCCTACTGGCAAGGTCAAACCATGCAAAATGCCTCTTACTCATTCTTTGATGATATTATGCAAGCTCTACAGGTTATCCAATCTACTAAAGGTTCTACCGATATTACCTTCTGGGTTGGTGAGACCGGTTGGCCAACTGATGGTACCAACTTTGAAAGTTCTTACCCATCTGTTGACAACGCCAAACAATTCTGGAAAGAAGGTATCTGTTCCATGAGAGCTTGGGGTGTTAAcgttattgtttttgaagCCTTTGATGAAGATTGGAAGCCAAACACCTCTGGTACCTCTGATGTCGAGAAGCACTGGGGTGTTTTCACTTCAAGTGACAATTTGAAATACTCCTTGGACTGTGACTTTTCATGA
- the UPA1 gene encoding putative methyltransferase (Putative SPOUT methyltransferase; may interact with ribosomes, based on co-purification experiments; predicted to be involved in ribosome biogenesis; contributes to the methylation of Cse4-R37 in G2/M phase; overexpression leads to chromosomal instability; null mutant is resistant to fluconazole; GFP-fusion protein localizes to the nucleolus; YGR283C has a paralog, YMR310C, that arose from the whole genome duplication), which produces MAVKHKSESLKHEEGAAKKAKTGLLKLKKIMDIESNVVKYSICIPTTVIDNCNNLEQVTFTAYQIARTAVLFNVQEIIVLDQSKDKKHEKKSRSKETISDCLLLATLLQYFVTPPNLLDTTFKKKNKLYLKCASTFPPLNQLPFMNASAEQHYKEGLSIARDSSKGKSDDALTNLVYIGKNQIITLSNQNIPNTARVTVDTERKEVVSPIDAYKGKPLGYHVRMASTLNEVSEGYTKIVWVNSGDFHYDEELSKYHKVETKLPYIAKLKKSSTSEKPCNILLIFGKWGHLKRCFRRSDLESSSLHHYFSGQLQFPASVPQGNIPIQDSLPIALTMFQRWAS; this is translated from the coding sequence ATGGCAGTAAAACATAAATCCGAGAGCCTTAAGCACGAAGAGGGGGCTGCCAAAAAGGCAAAGACAGGCCTATTgaagctaaaaaaaatcatggaTATAGAATCTAATGTGGTCAAATATTCCATATGCATACCGACAACTGTTATCGACAATTGTAATAATTTGGAGCAAGTTACATTTACTGCATATCAAATAGCTCGGACAGCTGTATTGTTCAATGTTCAAGAAATCATAGTTCTAGACCAGTCAAAAGATAAAAagcatgaaaaaaaatcaagatcaAAGGAGACTATCTCTGATTGTTTATTACTTGCCACACTATTACAATATTTTGTAACGCCTCCAAACTTACTGGATACTacattcaaaaaaaaaaacaagttATATTTAAAGTGTGCATCTACCTTTCCGCCATTGAACCAGCTACCTTTTATGAACGCATCTGCCGAACAACACTACAAGGAAGGCTTATCAATCGCACGAGATAGCTCAAAAGGTAAATCTGATGATGCTCTAACAAATTTGGTGTATATAGGAAAGAATCAAATTATTACGTTATCTAACCAAAATATTCCCAATACTGCGCGTGTAACAGTTGATACAGAGCGCAAAGAAGTAGTGTCACCCATAGATGCTTACAAAGGAAAACCACTCGGCTATCATGTTCGAATGGCAAGCACTTTGAATGAGGTGTCCGAAGGTTACACAAAGATCGTTTGGGTCAACAGTGGTGACTTCCACTACGACGAAGAGTTGTCAAAGTACCACAAGGTAGAAACAAAGCTACCATACATCGcaaaactgaaaaaaagttcaacaTCAGAAAAACCCTGTAATATCCTGCTTATCTTCGGGAAATGGGGCCATTTAAAACGTTGTTTCAGGAGATCTGACTTAGAATCCTCTTCTTTGCATCATTACTTTTCTGGTCAACTGCAATTCCCTGCTTCCGTACCCCAGGGAAATATACCCATTCAAGATAGCCTACCCATAGCTCTTACCATGTTTCAGCGTTGGGCAAGTTGA
- the ERV29 gene encoding protein ERV29 (Protein localized to COPII-coated vesicles; involved in vesicle formation and incorporation of specific secretory cargo; protein abundance increases in response to DNA replication stress), with protein sequence MSYRGPIGNFGGMPMSSSQGPYSGGAQFRSNQNQSTSGILKQWKHSFEKFASRIEGLTDNAVVYKLKPYIPSLSRFFIVATFYEDSFRILSQWSDQIFYLNKWKHYPYFFVVVFLVVVTVSMLIGASLLVLRKQTNYATGVLCACVISQALVYGLFTGSSFVLRNFSVIGGLLIAFSDSIVQNKTTFGMLPELNSKNDKAKGYLLFAGRILIVLMFIAFTFSKSWFTVVLTIIGTICFAIGYKTKFASIMLGLILTFYNITLNNYWFYNNTKRDFLKYEFYQNLSIIGGLLLVTNTGAGELSVDEKKKIY encoded by the coding sequence ATGTCTTACAGAGGACctattggaaattttggCGGTATGCCAATGTCATCATCGCAAGGACCATACTCTGGCGGTGCACAATTCAGATCAAACCAGAACCAATCCACTTCTGGCATCTTAAAGCAATGGAAGcattcttttgaaaagtttgcCTCCAGAATTGAGGGGCTCACTGACAATGCAGTTGTTTATAAATTGAAGCCTTACATTCCAAGTTTGtcaagatttttcattgtgGCCACCTTTTATGAAGATTCGTTTAGGATCTTATCACAATGGTCagatcaaattttttatctgaATAAGTGGAAGCATTACCCATACTTCTTTGTCGTTGTGTTTCTAGTGGTTGTTACCGTTTCCATGTTGATTGGCGCCAGTTTGTTAGTTTTAAGAAAGCAAACCAATTATGCCACCGGTGTGTTATGTGCTTGCGTTATTTCTCAAGCATTAGTTTATGGGTTGTTTACGGGTTCATCATTTGTCCTAAGAAACTTTAGTGTTATTGGTGGGTTGTTAATTGCATTCAGCGAttcaattgttcaaaaCAAGACAACATTCGGTATGCTTCCTGAATTAAACAGCAAAAACGACAAAGCGAAGGGTTACCTGTTGTTTGCTGGTAGAATTTTAATTGTTTTAATGTTTATCGCTTTCACTTTCAGTAAATCATGGTTTACTGTTGTTTTGACCATTATCGGCACAATATGTTTCGCCATTGGTTACAAGACAAAATTCGCATCCATTATGTTGGGTTTGATACTAACTTTTTACAATATCACGCTAAACAACTACTGGTTTTATAACAATACTAAGAGAGATTTCTTGAAGTATGAGTTTTACCAGAACTTAAGCATCATTGGTGGGCTTCTATTAGTTACTAATACTGGCGCTGGTGAATTATCCgttgatgaaaagaagaagatttacTAG
- the ZUO1 gene encoding zuotin (Ribosome-associated co-chaperone; zuotin functions in ribosome biogenesis and as a chaperone for nascent polypeptide chains with Ssz1p and Ssb1/2p; subunit of the ribosome-associated complex (RAC) that stimulates Ssb1/2p ATPase activity to facilitate interaction with nascent polypeptide chains emerging from the ribosome exit tunnel; regulates translation upon inhibition of TORC1; contains a DnaJ domain; human gene DNAJC2 partially complements the yeast zuo1 null mutant), translated as MFSLPTLTSDITVEVNSSATKTPFVRRPVEPVGKFFLQHAQRTLRNHTWSEFERIEAEKNVKTVDESNVDPDELLFDTELADEDLLTHDARDWKTADLYAAMGLSKLRFRATESQIIKAHRKQVVKYHPDKQSAAGGSLDQDGFFKIIQKAFETLTDSNKRAQYDSCDFVADVPPPKKGTDYDFYEAWGPVFEAEARFSKKTPIPSLGNKDSSKKEVEQFYAFWHRFDSWRTFEFLDEDVPDDSSNRDHKRYIERKNKAARDKKKTADNARLVKLVERAVSEDPRIKMFKEEEKKEKERRKWEREAGARAEAEAKAKAEAEAKAKAESEAKANASAKADKKKAKEAAKAAKKKNKRAIRNSAKEADYFGDADKATTIDEQVGLIVDSLNDEELVSTADKIKANAAGAKEVLKESAKTIVDSGKLPSSLLSYFV; from the coding sequence atgttttctttaccTACCCTAACCTCAGACATCACTGTTGAAGTCAACAGTTCCGCTACCAAAACCCCATTCGTCCGTCGTCCGGTCGAACCGGTTGGTAAGTTCTTTTTGCAACATGCTCAAAGAACTTTGAGAAACCACACCTGGTctgaatttgaaagaattgaagcTGAAAAGAACGTCAAAACCGTTGATGAATCCAATGTCGACCCAGATGAGTTGTTATTCGACACTGAATTGGCCGATGAAGATTTACTGACTCATGATGCTAGAGACTGGAAAACTGCCGATTTGTATGCTGCTATGGGTTTGTCTAAGTTGCGTTTCAGAGCTACTGAAAGTCAAATCATCAAGGCTCACAGAAAACAAGTTGTCAAGTACCATCCAGACAAGCAATCTGCTGCTGGTGGTAGTTTGGACCAAGATGgctttttcaagattattCAAAAGGCCTTTGAAACTTTGACTGATTCCAACAAGAGAGCTCAGTACGACTCATGTGATTTTGTTGCCGATGTTCCTCCTCCAAAGAAGGGTACCGATTATGACTTTTATGAAGCTTGGGGCCCCGTTTTCGAAGCTGAAGCTCGTTTTTCTAAGAAGACTCCTATTCCTTCTCTAGGTAACAAAGATTCTTCCAAGAAGGAAGTTGAACAATTCTATGCTTTCTGGCACAGATTTGACTCCTGGAGAACCTTTGAGTTCTTGGACGAAGATGTCCCAGATGACTCTTCTAACAGAGACCACAAGCGTTAcattgaaagaaagaacaagGCCGCAAGagacaagaagaagactgCTGATAACGCTAGATTGGTCAAACTTGTTGAAAGAGCTGTCAGTGAAGATCCCCGTATCAAAAtgttcaaagaagaagagaagaaggaaaaggaaagaagaaaatgggaAAGAGAAGCCGGTGCCAGAGCTGAAGCTGAAGCTAAGGCCAAGGCCGAAGCTGAAGCGAAGGCTAAAGCTGAATCTGAAGCCAAGGCTAACGCCTCCGCAAAAGCTGACAAAAAGAAGGCTAAGGAAGCTGCTAAGGCcgccaagaaaaagaacaagagaGCCATCCGTAACTCTGCTAAGGAAGCTGACTACTTTGGTGATGCTGACAAGGCCACCACGATTGACGAACAAGTTGGTTTGATCGTTGACAGTTTGAATGACGAAGAGTTAGTGTCCACCGCCGATAAGATCAAGGCCAATGCTGCTGGTGCCAAGGAAGTTTTGAAGGAATCTGCAAAGACTATTGTCGATTCTGGCAAACTACCATCCAGCTTGTTGTCCTACTTCGTGTGA